One genomic region from Halobacteriovorax sp. HLS encodes:
- a CDS encoding flavin reductase family protein, whose product MKMKSFNTNGEFADNYKFLIGSILPRPIAVISTLNEDGTNNVAPFSFFTGVSAKPMIIAFCPLIRSSTGQMKDTPINIFREKEFVVNFVSEEIIDKINMTSTELPYGEDEFKLAGLNPLDSDVVKAKRILESKIHFECIYRDHLSYGDQPGCGQIITGEVVKIHISEELEEGGRISTDLFNPVGRGAGNDWILCKERIQKDRLMTAQIQK is encoded by the coding sequence ATGAAAATGAAATCGTTTAATACAAATGGAGAATTTGCCGACAATTATAAATTTTTAATTGGATCAATTCTACCTAGACCTATAGCAGTCATCTCAACTCTAAATGAAGATGGAACCAATAACGTAGCTCCCTTTTCATTCTTTACTGGAGTTAGCGCAAAGCCAATGATCATAGCTTTTTGTCCTTTGATTAGAAGTTCTACAGGACAGATGAAAGATACTCCAATTAATATCTTTCGAGAAAAGGAATTTGTTGTTAATTTTGTTAGCGAAGAGATCATTGATAAAATAAATATGACGTCAACTGAGTTGCCATACGGAGAGGACGAATTCAAACTTGCAGGTTTAAATCCTCTCGATTCTGACGTTGTGAAGGCCAAGAGAATACTTGAGAGCAAGATTCATTTTGAGTGTATCTATAGAGATCATCTCTCTTATGGAGATCAACCTGGATGTGGTCAAATCATTACAGGAGAAGTTGTTAAGATTCATATTAGCGAAGAATTAGAAGAAGGCGGAAGAATTTCCACAGACCTATTTAATCCTGTTGGTCGAGGAGCGGGAAATGACTGGATTCTATGTAAAGAGAGAATCCAAAAAGACAGACTTATGACCGCTCAAATACAAAAGTAA
- a CDS encoding homogentisate 1,2-dioxygenase, translating to METFKASGIYTKQAHVNIPEGLYEEEHGRKGFFGRVSQLYHENPPVNWSNIEGDLKPRNLPTLFDHPDAQDTTISTLENNDCVVSIGTFNKSFELFYRNADFDELYFIHEGLGRLETTYGHLNYKKGDYIIIPRGTTYQFFIDQKTKVLQVESASEFEEPSRGILGPNALYDQTAIETPTAALGSRKDLKEYTVVIKRLGKMTRVTYPFNPLDVKGWKGSVYPSKLSIYDICPVMSHRYHMPPSAHTTYVCNNFVICSFVERPLEDTKHGVLKVPFYHSNIDYDEVLFYHQGNFFSRDNIDAGAMTFHPQGIHHGPHPKAFNSVDNKTHTDEFAVMIDTRYPLKPTKWFSDNENKDYWKSWM from the coding sequence ATGGAAACATTTAAAGCCAGCGGCATTTACACAAAGCAGGCCCACGTTAATATCCCAGAAGGCCTCTACGAGGAAGAACATGGAAGAAAAGGCTTCTTTGGAAGAGTTAGCCAGCTCTATCACGAAAACCCTCCTGTTAATTGGAGCAATATTGAAGGTGATCTCAAGCCTAGAAACTTACCGACCCTATTTGATCACCCAGATGCTCAGGATACGACTATTTCCACTCTTGAAAATAACGACTGCGTTGTTAGCATTGGTACTTTCAATAAGAGCTTTGAGCTATTCTATAGAAATGCTGATTTTGACGAGCTCTACTTCATTCATGAAGGACTAGGAAGACTAGAGACTACTTATGGCCATCTCAACTATAAAAAAGGTGATTATATAATCATACCAAGAGGAACAACTTATCAATTCTTTATTGATCAAAAGACTAAAGTTCTTCAAGTAGAATCAGCTTCTGAGTTTGAAGAACCTTCAAGAGGAATTCTAGGACCAAACGCTCTCTATGACCAAACGGCAATAGAGACACCTACAGCGGCACTTGGCTCTAGAAAAGATTTAAAAGAATATACAGTTGTCATCAAGCGCTTAGGAAAAATGACCAGAGTAACTTATCCATTTAACCCACTAGACGTTAAGGGATGGAAAGGATCAGTTTATCCAAGTAAACTTTCTATCTATGATATTTGTCCTGTAATGTCTCACAGATATCATATGCCTCCCTCAGCTCATACAACATATGTATGTAATAACTTTGTTATTTGCTCATTTGTTGAAAGACCTCTAGAAGATACTAAGCATGGTGTATTAAAAGTTCCTTTCTATCATTCTAATATTGATTATGATGAAGTGCTTTTCTATCACCAAGGCAACTTCTTTAGTAGAGATAATATTGATGCAGGAGCAATGACTTTTCATCCGCAAGGAATTCATCATGGTCCTCATCCAAAGGCCTTCAATTCAGTTGATAATAAAACTCATACCGATGAATTTGCTGTAATGATTGATACGAGATACCCACTCAAACCAACAAAGTGGTTTAGTGATAATGAGAATAAAGATTATTGGAAAAGTTGGATGTAA
- a CDS encoding fumarylacetoacetate hydrolase family protein: MKICHYIHHSSLGSKSRLGILDEKEGVIIDPNLVWACDYQREGKFNPYERANRKLPSSLHEVLTYSDNPLEDLQEANGLYQFLKLVGDLNLKDGTPVAFKIDDQSISLTKPMDKITTYRDFYAHEKHVAKGFEKRNEPIPEAWYEIPAYYKGPTSGFIGPKDEILWPHYTNILDYELELGMVVGKEGFNVKEEDAIDHIFGFTILNDISARDIQKKEMAVRLGPAKGKDFCSVIGPVITTIDEFDNKEPDLLMTATVNGKEWSRGQSGDSHFSFSQMISHVSMDEWVLPGDLFGSGTVGTGCGLEIDKWIQPGDEIELFIEGIGKLTNTIGNKNGNI; this comes from the coding sequence ATGAAAATCTGTCACTATATTCACCATTCTAGCCTAGGTTCCAAAAGTCGCTTAGGAATTCTTGACGAAAAAGAAGGTGTCATAATAGATCCTAATCTTGTATGGGCCTGTGATTACCAACGAGAAGGTAAATTCAATCCTTACGAAAGAGCGAATAGAAAATTACCGAGTTCACTTCACGAAGTTCTCACTTATAGTGATAATCCACTAGAAGATCTGCAAGAAGCCAACGGCCTTTATCAATTTTTAAAACTTGTCGGTGATTTAAATTTAAAAGACGGCACGCCTGTTGCGTTTAAAATTGATGACCAATCTATATCGCTTACAAAGCCGATGGATAAAATTACAACGTATAGAGACTTCTATGCACATGAAAAACATGTCGCGAAAGGTTTTGAAAAAAGAAATGAACCTATTCCAGAAGCATGGTACGAAATACCTGCGTACTACAAAGGACCAACTTCTGGCTTCATTGGTCCAAAAGATGAAATCCTTTGGCCTCACTACACTAATATTCTTGATTATGAACTTGAATTAGGAATGGTTGTAGGAAAAGAAGGTTTTAATGTAAAAGAAGAAGATGCGATAGATCATATCTTCGGCTTTACAATTTTAAATGATATCTCTGCTAGAGATATTCAAAAAAAGGAGATGGCCGTTCGTCTAGGGCCAGCGAAAGGAAAGGACTTCTGCTCTGTCATAGGTCCAGTAATTACGACTATTGATGAATTTGATAACAAAGAGCCGGACCTATTGATGACAGCAACAGTCAATGGGAAGGAGTGGTCAAGAGGTCAATCTGGAGATTCACACTTTAGTTTTTCTCAAATGATTAGTCATGTATCCATGGATGAATGGGTACTACCTGGAGATCTATTTGGATCAGGTACGGTAGGAACTGGTTGCGGGCTAGAGATTGATAAATGGATTCAGCCTGGTGATGAGATTGAGCTCTTTATTGAAGGAATAGGTAAGCTAACAAATACTATAGGAAATAAGAATGGAAACATTTAA